The Neisseria subflava genomic interval CGGCATTTATCGGTTGGTATCTCTGCGTATGGGGTATGTTTTCGCTGATGATGTTTGTGGCCACTTTGACCAAGCCTAAAGTATTGAGCGGTATTTTCTTTTGCTTGACGCTGACTTTCTTTGCTTTGGGTATTGGCGATGGTATGCAAAACCACAGCATCGTCCATATCGGCGGTTGCTTAGGCTTGGTAACTGCACTTGGCGCGTTCTACTTGGCAGCGGCAGAGGTCATCAACGAATCTTTCGGCCGTACTGTTTTGCCGGTTGGCGAGCGTAAATAAGCTTAACCATACAAAATGCCGTCTGAACAGTGGACATGAAATCAAAGATTTCGACCACAATGTTCAGACGGCATTTTTTATTTGTCTTCAAATAAATCGACATCAAATAAATCCGGCTCTTTGATGCGCTCTCGACAATCAAGCTTGATGTCTTCAGTAACCCGACAGCAGCACGGCAAAATTTCTCCGGGCGCGACAAAAGCGAGTGGAAAATTATCATAAGAGACTTTCCCATCCAAGATTTTGACACGGCATGAACCGCAATAACCGCTGCGACATTGGTATTCAACTTCGTGTCCGGTGCGCTCCAAGCCCTCCAATAAGGTTTCGCCTTGTTGGAGTTGGAAGGTTTTGTCGTGTGTGCTAATGAGTGCCATGTGTGTTTTAGGGCATAGAGGCCGTCTGAACAATGTTTCAGACGGCCTTAAATATATAAATTCAAATAATCAAGCCTTTTTCCCACAAGGCCAAAACGACATGAAGCTGGCTGTTATATTTTTTTTCATTACCCACAATTTCGCGCCAGAAAACGGATTTTTTCTGATTTGCCCATTCGGGATCATTTTTTAAAAGGCTGACCGCTGCAACGGCATATTCTCCGTTTTTGGAATGTTTGGTTTTGACTTTTTCCGGGTTGATTCCTTTAACCAACCCCGCACGACACAATCCCAAAAATGCATTCTTTGGGCATCCTTTTTTTCTAATTGACTCCTTGATGGGAAATAATGCCGCAATCTCTGTCCAAGCTTGTTCCATATCTTCATATTTAGAATATGATTCAGCTGCTTTTACCGCAATGTCGCCATAAATCTTCATTTTTGGTTATACCTTGAGGATTGAAAAGAGATTTTCAGACGGCCGGTTACGCCCAAAGGCCGTCTGAAACGCGGTTTACAGCTCGAAATCGCCCAAATCGTCGGCATTAACTTCCGAATCAATCTGACCAATCAGGTAAGAGGAAATTTCCACTTCCTGCGGCGCAACCTGTACGTTGTCGGACGACAGCCACGCGTTAATCCACGGAATCGGGTTTTGGGTCGCACCTTCGAATCCGGCGGGCAGACCGACCGCCTGCATACGCAGGTTGGTGATGTATTCGACGTATTGCGCCAAAATTTCCTTGTTCAGACCGATCATCGAACCGTCTTTAAACAGATAGGCAGCCCATTCTTTTTCCTGCTCCGCCGCTTTTTTGAAGAGTTTGAAACATTCGTCCTGCAATTCGACGGCGATTTCCGCCATTTCAGGATCGTCGGCACCGGCGCGCATCAGGTTGAGCATATGCTGGGTGCTGGTCAAGTGCAGGGCTTCGTCGCGGGCAATCAGTTTGATGATTTTGGCGTTGCCTTCCATCAACTCGCGCTCGGCAAAGGCAAACGAGCAGGCGAATGAAACATAGAAACGGATGGCTTCTAACACGTTGACGCACATCAGGCAAAGATAGAGTTTTTTCTTCAACTCGCGCAAAGACACGGTAACGAGCTTGCCGCCGACATTGTGCGTCCCTTCACCCAACAGATTGTAATACTGGGTGTATTCGATTAAATCATCGTAATAACAGGCGATGTCTTCGGCGCGGGCAATGATGTATTCGTTCTGCACGATGTCGTCGAACACGACCGAGGGATCATTCACAATATTGCGGATAATGTGGGTATAGCTGCGCGAGTGGATGGTTTCGCTGAAGCTCCACGTCTCAATCCAAGTTTCCAGCTCTGGAATCGACACCAAAGGCAACAAGGCAACATTTGGACTTCGGCCTTGGATGGAATCAAGTAAGGTTTGGTATTTCAGATTGCTGATGAAAATGTGTTTTTCGTGTTCGGGTAAGTTGGCGTAGTCGATACGGTCGCGCGACACGTCAATTTCTTCCGGCCGCCAGAAGAAAGACAATTGCTTTTCAATCAGTTTTTCAAATACTTCGTATTTCTGCTGGTCATAACGGGCAACATTTACTGGCTGACCGAAAAACATCGGCTCTTTGAGCGCGTCGTTTTTGGTTTTGGAAAAGGTGCTGTATGACATGACTAGGTGTTCGCAGGACATGGGTTTTTCTCAGGTTTATTTAAATTTAGGAATTTGGATTTCAGACAACCTTATATGTTTTAAGTAAGGTCGTCTGAATGTATCTGTACATTAAATTCTTGCCTTAAATATAGCTGTTAGTTATAATCCTCCCTAACAACTCCCCCAACTTTGCCAACCTACGCGGTTGGAGCAACAAGGTTGGGGGCTTTCTTTTATCTTTGCCACAATCTCCAGTTTCGCGGATCATTTTCCAAACCCATATCGCGCAAACTTACAGCTTTATTCACGACATCAGGAAACTCATCCAGTAAAGCACGGAGACGGCTTCCCCATTCGGTTCTCGGACAAATAACATCCAACATCCGTTTCATCAAGCAAAAATACACAAACGGTTTATTGATAGACAGTGATTTCCATTCTGCATCAGACAAACCTTTCAAGCTGGCTTTAAACGTAATGTCTCTATTCCATAATCGACTGTGATGTGCCGAAACGTTGCGAATAAAGTTAAATGCGTGCAGATGTGTTTGTAGATGCTTACCATCTTTCAAACGATACAATTTGGCAATAGGGTCTTTATCTTTATTCAACATCCCTTTATACAGCATAGACATCGTGCCGAAATCCCATACTTCGCAGGCTACCCAGACAGGTAAGTCGGCATAATGTTCCAAATGATGTTTAACAAAACTGGTTTTCTTTTCGCGCTCGACCAGCTTGTTATGCCTATCCAGCCATTCAGCATGGTCGAAGCCTGGGGTAGAATATTTGCTATCCTTGTAAGCCAAGGGACCATGCCGCCCCAATGTATGGGCAATATTTACCCGAAGAGCTACTTCAATTCTTTCCAGTGCATCTAATGCCAATTGCCGCAATTTCTTATCGAACATATAAAGGCTTTTGACATCTTCAAAACGAGTATCTGTAATAAACTCATCCAACCTGCTCTTAGGATTTTCAGGAGCAAATTGTCGGAAAGAGTAAAAATAACCGCTTAATCGGTAATAACCGATGGTGCGTAAATATCCTAATGCCTTTTTCTCATCATCAATCTGCAATCCTCTACTTCTCAGAATTTCCAACTGCTCATCGTAAGATTTCCAAAGCTTGGGTTCTTTTATCTGCTTGCTTTGCATAGCCTGTTTCACTTTCAAATAGGTTAATTGCAAAGTTAAATCTTACAAGCCCCGCCTGCGCAGCCGTCATCCTGAATATCAGTCTGCGTATCGTCCGCTCCGTCGCGGGTGTTGTGGTAGTACAGGGTTTTGACGCCGTATTTGTAGGCAGTCAGCAGGTCTTTGAGCATTTGTTTCATGGAAACTTTGTTGCCTTCGAATTTGCCCGGGTCGTAGGCGGTGTTGGCGGAAATCGCCTGATCGACGAATTTTTGCATCACGCCGACAAGTTTCAGGTAGCCTTCGTTGCCCGGAAGCTGCCACAGGGTTTCGTAGGCGTCTTTCAGGGTTTCAAATTCGGGCACGACCTGTTTCAGGATGCCGTCTTTCGATGCTTTGACCGTTACCAGTCCGCGCGGCGGTTCGATGCCGTTGGTGGCGTTGGCGATTTGCGAGCTGGTTTCAGACGGCATGAGTGCGGTCAGTGTAGAGTTGCGCAGACCGTATTTGACGATGTCGGCGCGCAGGCTTTCCCAGTCGCACAATAGCGGTTCGCTGCACACGGCATCCAAGTCTTTTTTATAGGTGTCGATGGGCAGTTTGCCTTGCGAATAAACGGTTTGGTTGAACAGCGGGCATGCGCCGTATTCTTTGGCGAGGTTCACCGATGCTTTGAGCAGGTAATACTGCATGGCTTCAAAGGTGCGGTGGGTCAAGCCGAGCGCGGAATCGTCGCTGTAACGGACGCCGTTTTTCGCCAGATAATAGGCGTAGTTGATGACACCGATGCCGAGCGTGCGGCGGTTCATGGTCGCGGTGCGGGCGGCTTCGACCGGATAGTCTTGATAATCCAGCAAGGCATCGAGTGCGCGCACGGTCAAATCGGCAAGCCCTTCCAGCTCGTCCAAGCTGTTTAATGCGCCCAAGTTGAAGGCAGACAGGGTACACAGGGCGATTTCGCCGTTCGGATCGTTGATGTTATCCAACGGTTTGGTCGGCAGGGCAATTTCCATGCACAGGTTGGACTGGTGAACGGGGGCGACGCGCGGGTCAAACGGGCTGTGCGTGTTGCAGTGGTCAACGTTTTGGATGTAGATACGTCCCGTTCCGGCGCGTTCCTGCATCAGCGTGGAGAACAAATCGGTAGCAGACAAGGTGTACTTGCGGATATTCGGGTCTTGCTCGTATTTCGTGTAGAGACGTTCGAATTCGTCTTGGTCGGCAAAGAACGCGTCGTACAGGCCGGGAACTTCGTTAGGCGAGAACAGCGTGATGTTGCCGCCTTTAATCAGGCGGGTGTACAGCAGGCGGTTGATTTGCACGCCGTAATCAAGCTGGCGAATGCGATTGTCTTCCACGCCGCGGTTGTTTTTCAACACCAACAGGCTTTCGGCTTCGATGTGCCACAGAGGATAGAACAAAGTAGCCGCGCCGCCACGTACGCCGCCCTGCGAGCAGGACTTAACAGCCGCTTGGAACATTTTGAAGAATGGGATACAGCCGGTGTGTTGCGCTTCGCCGCCGCGGATTTCGCTGCCCAAACCACGGATGCGTCCGGCGTTGATGCCGATACCCGCACGTTGGGAAACGTATTTCACAATCGCGCTGGTGGTAGCATTGATGGAATCCAGACTGTCGTCGCATTCAATCAATACACAGCTTGAGAATTGACGGGTAGGCGTACGCACGCCGCTCATAATCGGGGTTGGCAGCGATACTTTGAATGTAGAAACGGCGTCGTAAAAGCGTTTGACGTAATCCAAACGGGTCTCTTTCGGATATTTGCTGAAGAGACACATGGCCACCAAGATGTATAAAAACTGCGGCGTTTCATAAATTTGGCGGGTAACGCGGTTTTGAACCAGATATTTGCCTTCCAGCTGTTTTACGGCAGCATAAGAGAAGGTCATATCGCGGCTGTGGTCGATATAGGCATTCAGCTCGTCGAATTCTTCGCGGCTGTAATCTGCGATGATGTGGCGGTCGTATTTGCCTGCTTCGGTCAGTTTTTTAACGTGATCGTAGAGGTGAGGCGGTTCGAATTCGCCATAAGCGATTTTGCGTAGATGGAAAATGGCGAGGCGGGCAGCCAGATATTGATAATCGGGCGTATCTTGTGAGATCAGGTCGGCCGCGGCCTTGATGATGGTCTCATGGATATCGTCGGTACGGATACCGTTGTAAAACTGAATATGTGATTTGAGCTCGACTTGCGATACGGAGACGTTTTGTAAGCCTTCCGCCGCCCAAGTAACAACACGGTGGATTTTGTCTAAATTAATATCTTCCAAGCGTCCGTCGCGTTTGGTTACTTTAATATTCGTTGCTGCATTCATTGTTCAGTCTCCCCATTAAAAAACACAAGATACGGTATGTGATTGCTTTGAACGGCACAATATAATGTATTTTTCTTTGTTTAACTAGACTTGACAATGCGCTTTTTTCGGGGGCTGATTAAGGAGGGGGAGGGCTCGGACTAGGTTTCATGTGGCTTTGTGGCGATTTGGCATTATTTTGCATTTGCATCACATTTGGTCAGACATTGGCTAGAGGCTTATGAAATAAAGAAATTTATATTCGGCGTCTGTCTAAATGGAAGGTGTGTTAAATTTTGCAAAGCAAGAAGGATAATGTCGTAATTGCTGACACTCGCCTGTCATGCAACACATCAGGCGGTTTGTTGATGTATCAGGCGAGGCATATAATGGGATGACTATCCAACCTAAACCGGGAGCGAATCATGTTGACACTGAAAACTTTAGGTTCTGCACTGGCAGTGGTTGCCGTATTGAGCTTAGGTACTTATTCTGCCGAAGCGGTGGCCAAACCGCATGGCCATCATGTGAGCAAACACCAGCAGGCGAAGAAAAACAAATTGCATCCTGCGTGTAAGAGATACCTTGAGCGCCGTGCCGCTTGGTATCGCTATAAAGGCAATAAGGCCGAGTTGAGAGAAAACCGTAAAGCGGCAAAAGCGTTCCGCGGTTTGCCTTATGCCGAGCAAAAAATTCAATGCCAAGCTGCTTATCAGGCATTTGATGATTTTGATCACGGCAAATTCCGCCGCCGTTAATCGTCTGATTTAAACAAAGGCCGTCTGAATGTTTCAGACGGCCTTTGATATTTATTTCTCAACAATGATTTTGTTTTCGGCTTGAGGCTCGTATTGGGTAGATTCATCACCGTAATACAACACGCCCAGCTTAATGGGGATGCGGCCTTGCGATTTGCGGTGGGCATTGGAATCGCGCAGGGAATAGGCGCAACCGCAATATTCTTGTTGGTAGAAATGCTCACGCTTGCTGATTTCAATCATGCGTGCGCTGCCGCCGCCTTTGCGCCAGTTGAAATCCCAATAAACCAAGTCATCGTACGGCTCGGCAGCGCGATGGCCGCAGCCGTTGATCTGTTTCATGTCTTTCCAGCGTGAAATGCCCAGTGAGCTGGTGAAGACATGAAAGCCGTTTTCATGGGCATATTGAGCCGCTTTTTCAAAACGCATATCGAAACACATGGTGCAGCGGATACCGCGTTCGGGTTCAAATTCCATGCCTTTGGCTTTGGCGAACCATTCTTTACGGTCGTTTTCGTAGTCGTCGTCTTTATCGACAAAGGGGATGCCGAATTTGTCCGCAAAGCGCATATTTTCTTCTTTGCGCAACATATATTCTTTGTGCGGATGGATATTGGGGTTGTAAAAATAAATGGTGTAGTCGATGCCGCTGGCAAGCATGGCTTCCATCACTTCGCCGGAACATGGAGCGCAGCAGGAATGCAGCAAGACTTTTTTATGGCCGCCCGGTGGAACGAGGATAGGGCGGTCAATATCGGTAACGATGGGAGTGTTTAATTCGGTCATGGTTGGATTCTATTTATTGTTAAGTGTTTCAGACGGCCTTGGGTATTGAGGCCGTCTGAAATATAAGATGAAGCATATATTTTAACAGAGCTACACTTTATGGAACAGTTTGCTACTGCTTTTCTTTTTCGTTCAATGGCTTGAACTCTTGCGCATCTAGAGGCGGGGCTGCGAAGATGGTGTCTGGATTGGGGTGTGCCGCAAATTCTGCCAGCAGGTTGCGATAGTCCAGCGACTGCTTCATCAGTTCGGCAGCGGCGGTACGCAGATTGTCCACGTCTTCCGGCGGCAGATAGAAACTGGTCGGGATATTCAACACCTTGTCCCTCAGCTGGGATGGCGGAAGGTCTTTGAGATTCAGGCTGACGAAAGAGAAATAGATGTCTTCGTTCTGTTTGTCTTTGTTCCATTGGTCGACAAAAGCCCTGAAGCGACGCAAAGATTCTTGCGAATGTTGGTCGATCGGGATATTCACGATGGCGGAAACAACATCGCGGAAACCGGGTACGGCCGCGCTTTTATCCAAATCGCTGCTGACTTCGTTTTGGGCATTGACGTTGATGACGACAATATGGCGGATTTTGTTTTGTTTGATTTTATGCGTCAGGAGTTTTTCCGGATACATTTCCGTCATGTCCAAAAGGCTGCGCATACCCAGATTGTCGGTCAAGCCGCCGTCGATAAGGTGGATGTAGGGACGGTTTTTGCTGTCGCTGTATTTTTGGAAACGCTCGAGAAATTCTTTTCGGGTTTGCAGTTGTTTTTTACCGGCTTCGCTGTCGGAGACAATTTGCAGCGGCGGCGTGTATTGGCAATGGCCGCCGTTGTTATTGAGGGTAATCGGTGCAAACACCATCGGCACGGAGCTTGAAGCGGCAACGGCGCGGGCAAGTCGCAAATCGCCCAAGTCGATACACATCGGGTCGAAATATTCTTGCGTGAAATTGAAACGCTCGCCTATGCCCATATCGGTGGCGGAAATGATGGCAAACGGGCCTTTGGCATTTTTTTCCAAATCGCGGAAAGTGGTTTTGCCGAAAAGGTAGTTTTCAAACTGCTCCTGCAACAGATCGCCGCGTCCGTATTCCGGCGAGGCCAATCGGGGCAGGTTGGACATGGAAAATGCTTGTTTGACGACTTGGCGTTGGAAGTTTTGGTGGAGGAAACGTTTATAAAACAAGGGAATGGTTTCTTCGCCCTTGAGTGCAAAATAAGCCGCCAAAACCGATCCGCCGGAGACGCCGACCACCACATCGACATTCGACATCAAAGACTGTTTTTTGCCGCCGATGGTAACCTGTTGCTTATGAAGCTGCTCCAACACGCCATAACCCAAAGCCGCTGCGCGCGTACCGCCACCGGAGAACATCAACACAATAAGCGTATCGTCTTCGTCGTGGTGTTGAAGCCGGCTGGTTTCAAAGCGGTAGCCGCGTTGCAGGTCGACCGTATCAATACCGGCAACAGGCTGATATTTCACCAGCGAGCAGGCGGATAATAGGGCTGCGGAGAGTAGGGAAAGAGCGGATTTAAAAGGGAATTTCGGCATAAACACAGGAAAGTCGGTTGTTCATTCAAAACGGATTATAAAGGTTTTTAGACGGCCTTTATAGAAGGCGGATTTTCAGACGGCCTTTTCGCGTCGATTTTCCGTTATAATCGACACAATCTTTATCTTTCCAAACCCTTATGGCGCAACCAAACCGCATCAACCACGAACCTATCTTTCTGCTTGCTTCCGCCCCGTGGCGCGAGAGCAGCTTGTGGGTGGAGGCTTTCAGCCGCCGTTATGGGCGGGTGGCTTTGTTGGCCAGAAGCGCGCGCAAACGGCAGAGCGAATTGCGCGGCGTGTTGGTGCCGTTTGTGCCGGTGAGCGCGTCTTGGTATGGCTCGCAAGAGTTGAAAACCCTACATCGCGCCGAATGGATAGGAGGTTGGCCGCAGCCGCAGGGCAGGGCTTTGTTCAGCGGATTGTATGTGAACGAGTTAATGCTGAAATTGACCGTCCGCGAAGACCCGTTGCCCGAGCTTTACGATGTTTTGGCAGAAACCATGAAAACCATTTGTTGCGAGGCCAACCATATTGCTGCTTTACGCCGTTTTGAATGGTCGCTACTGACACGCTTGGGCTTTGCCCCCGATTTGTTCCACGATGGCAACGGCAATGAAATCAACGGCGAAGAAACGTATTGGCTCACACCTGAAGAGGCTGTGGTGCCATTGGCAGAGGCCGACCGTTTCCATGCGCTCAATAAGGGCGTTGCCGTATTGGGCGCGACTTTAATCGATTTGAGGGAAGGCAGTTTTGTTCATCAGGAAAGTTTGGGGCAGGCTTTGAAAGTAACGCGGCTTTTGATTGACAACCTTCTACCCGAGGGCATCAAATCAAGACAGGTTTTGCAGCAGTTGCAGCAGTTTGGTTTGGGCAGTTGAATTTTTTCAGACGGCCTTGGATAGGTAAAGGCTCAGGCCGTCTGAAACCTTAATGAAAGGACATTATTATGTTGTTAGGCGTAAACATCGACCATATTGCCACCGTCCGCAATGCGCGCGGTACGATTTATCCCAGCCCTGTCGAAGCGGCGCTGATCGCGGAAACCCACGGTGCAGATTTGATTACCATGCACTTGCGTGAAGACCGCCGCCATATTAAAGATGCGGACGTGTTCGCCGTTAAAAACGCCATCCGCACGCGCCTGAACTTGGAAATGGCGCTGACGGAAGAAATGCTGGAAAACGCGCTCAACGTCATGCCGGAAGATGTGTGCCTCGTACCTGAAAAACGTCAAGAAGTGACCACAGAAGGCGGTTTGGACGTATTGGCACAACAGGATAAAGTGGCCGAGTTCACCAAAATCCTGACCGACGCAGGCATTCGCGTGTCCTTGTTTATCGACGCCGACAACGCACAAATCCAAGCCGCTTATGATGTCGGCGCGCCCGTTATTGAGTTGCACACCGGTGCATATGCCGATGCGCACAGCCACGCCGAGCAAATAAAACAATTCGAGCGCATTCAAAACGGCGCGCATTATGCCAGCGATTTGGGTTTGGTCGTCAATGCCGGACACGGCCTGACCATTCACAACGTTACGCCGATCGCTCAAATCCTCGCCATCCGCGAACTGAACATCGGACATTCACTGATTTCCCAAGCACTCTTCCTCGGCCTGCCAGAAGCTGTCCGCCAGATGAAGGAAGTCATGTTCAGAGCCAGAATGCTGCCTTAACGGCATCAGCCATACCGGCTAAGGCAATTGGCTTTGGCCGGTATTCACACTTTCAGACGGCCTGACTATTTAAACAAGGAGCAGACCCATGATTTACGGAATAGGTACAGACATCGTTTCCCTCAAACGCATTATCCGCCTGAACAAAAAATTCGGACTGGCATTTGCGCAACGCATTCTCAGCCCGGAAGAGCTGTTGGAGTTTCCACAGGCAGGCAAACCGGTCAACTATCTTGCCAAACGCTTTGCCGCCAAAGAGGCTTTTGCCAAAGCCGTCGGTACGGGCATACGCGGCGTGGTGTCTTTCCGCAATATCGGTGTCGGACATGACGCATTGGGCAAACCTGAATTGTTTTTTGCACCGGCTTTGACAAAATGGCTGGAGGAGCAGGGTATCCGAAGCTGCCATCTCAGTATGAGCGATGAAGAGGATACCGTTATGGCTTTTGTCATTGCGGAAAAATAAGGCCGGATTTAAGTAGTCTGAAATAGAAAATCCTTTTCAGACGGCCTGAAGGGTTAGGTATTTGTTGAAGGTCGGGCGTATAGGCCCGACATCGTTTTTTTACGCATAAATCGGCAGGTGTCGCTGCCTGCCGCATATAAGAATAAGCTCATGATGACTGAAGACATACGTCCATTGGTACAAGTGGTTGCCGGAATTTTGCTCGACCAAAACGGCCGCTACCTGCTCAGCTCCCGCCCAGAGGGCAAGCCCTATGCCGGTTATTGGGAATTTGCCGGAGGCAAGGTTGAGGCAGGCGAGAGCGATTTTCAAGCTTTGCAACGCGAGTTTGAAGAAGAACTCGGCATCCGTATCCTTGCCGCTACGCCGTGGCTGACGAAAGTCCATTCTTACGAACATGCACATGTGCGCCTGCATTTTTTATGGGTAGAAGCCGACCAATGGGCAGGTGAAATCCAATCGAGGGAAGGGCAGAAATGGGCATGGCAAAAGGCAGGAGATTTTACCGTTGCGCCGATGTTGCCTGCCAATAGTGCATTGTTACGCTCCCTATCTATTCCGCGCCAGCTTCAAGGCCGTCTGAAAAGCGGCTTGAGCGGTCAAAACAGCATGGGCGAATATCATGTTGTGCCATATCTGTCGGCTCAGCATCAAACCGCATCGGCGGTATTGCTGGATTTTGCCGATTGGCAACAAGGCAAGCCGATAGAAGCG includes:
- the pdxJ gene encoding pyridoxine 5'-phosphate synthase, producing the protein MLLGVNIDHIATVRNARGTIYPSPVEAALIAETHGADLITMHLREDRRHIKDADVFAVKNAIRTRLNLEMALTEEMLENALNVMPEDVCLVPEKRQEVTTEGGLDVLAQQDKVAEFTKILTDAGIRVSLFIDADNAQIQAAYDVGAPVIELHTGAYADAHSHAEQIKQFERIQNGAHYASDLGLVVNAGHGLTIHNVTPIAQILAIRELNIGHSLISQALFLGLPEAVRQMKEVMFRARMLP
- a CDS encoding DUF6979 family protein, producing the protein MKIYGDIAVKAAESYSKYEDMEQAWTEIAALFPIKESIRKKGCPKNAFLGLCRAGLVKGINPEKVKTKHSKNGEYAVAAVSLLKNDPEWANQKKSVFWREIVGNEKKYNSQLHVVLALWEKGLII
- the nrdA gene encoding class 1a ribonucleoside-diphosphate reductase subunit alpha; this translates as MNAATNIKVTKRDGRLEDINLDKIHRVVTWAAEGLQNVSVSQVELKSHIQFYNGIRTDDIHETIIKAAADLISQDTPDYQYLAARLAIFHLRKIAYGEFEPPHLYDHVKKLTEAGKYDRHIIADYSREEFDELNAYIDHSRDMTFSYAAVKQLEGKYLVQNRVTRQIYETPQFLYILVAMCLFSKYPKETRLDYVKRFYDAVSTFKVSLPTPIMSGVRTPTRQFSSCVLIECDDSLDSINATTSAIVKYVSQRAGIGINAGRIRGLGSEIRGGEAQHTGCIPFFKMFQAAVKSCSQGGVRGGAATLFYPLWHIEAESLLVLKNNRGVEDNRIRQLDYGVQINRLLYTRLIKGGNITLFSPNEVPGLYDAFFADQDEFERLYTKYEQDPNIRKYTLSATDLFSTLMQERAGTGRIYIQNVDHCNTHSPFDPRVAPVHQSNLCMEIALPTKPLDNINDPNGEIALCTLSAFNLGALNSLDELEGLADLTVRALDALLDYQDYPVEAARTATMNRRTLGIGVINYAYYLAKNGVRYSDDSALGLTHRTFEAMQYYLLKASVNLAKEYGACPLFNQTVYSQGKLPIDTYKKDLDAVCSEPLLCDWESLRADIVKYGLRNSTLTALMPSETSSQIANATNGIEPPRGLVTVKASKDGILKQVVPEFETLKDAYETLWQLPGNEGYLKLVGVMQKFVDQAISANTAYDPGKFEGNKVSMKQMLKDLLTAYKYGVKTLYYHNTRDGADDTQTDIQDDGCAGGACKI
- the nrdB gene encoding class Ia ribonucleoside-diphosphate reductase subunit beta; translation: MSYSTFSKTKNDALKEPMFFGQPVNVARYDQQKYEVFEKLIEKQLSFFWRPEEIDVSRDRIDYANLPEHEKHIFISNLKYQTLLDSIQGRSPNVALLPLVSIPELETWIETWSFSETIHSRSYTHIIRNIVNDPSVVFDDIVQNEYIIARAEDIACYYDDLIEYTQYYNLLGEGTHNVGGKLVTVSLRELKKKLYLCLMCVNVLEAIRFYVSFACSFAFAERELMEGNAKIIKLIARDEALHLTSTQHMLNLMRAGADDPEMAEIAVELQDECFKLFKKAAEQEKEWAAYLFKDGSMIGLNKEILAQYVEYITNLRMQAVGLPAGFEGATQNPIPWINAWLSSDNVQVAPQEVEISSYLIGQIDSEVNADDLGDFEL
- the recO gene encoding DNA repair protein RecO, producing the protein MAQPNRINHEPIFLLASAPWRESSLWVEAFSRRYGRVALLARSARKRQSELRGVLVPFVPVSASWYGSQELKTLHRAEWIGGWPQPQGRALFSGLYVNELMLKLTVREDPLPELYDVLAETMKTICCEANHIAALRRFEWSLLTRLGFAPDLFHDGNGNEINGEETYWLTPEEAVVPLAEADRFHALNKGVAVLGATLIDLREGSFVHQESLGQALKVTRLLIDNLLPEGIKSRQVLQQLQQFGLGS
- the acpS gene encoding holo-ACP synthase; protein product: MIYGIGTDIVSLKRIIRLNKKFGLAFAQRILSPEELLEFPQAGKPVNYLAKRFAAKEAFAKAVGTGIRGVVSFRNIGVGHDALGKPELFFAPALTKWLEEQGIRSCHLSMSDEEDTVMAFVIAEK
- a CDS encoding epoxyqueuosine reductase QueH; the encoded protein is MTELNTPIVTDIDRPILVPPGGHKKVLLHSCCAPCSGEVMEAMLASGIDYTIYFYNPNIHPHKEYMLRKEENMRFADKFGIPFVDKDDDYENDRKEWFAKAKGMEFEPERGIRCTMCFDMRFEKAAQYAHENGFHVFTSSLGISRWKDMKQINGCGHRAAEPYDDLVYWDFNWRKGGGSARMIEISKREHFYQQEYCGCAYSLRDSNAHRKSQGRIPIKLGVLYYGDESTQYEPQAENKIIVEK
- a CDS encoding stress response protein, whose product is MLTLKTLGSALAVVAVLSLGTYSAEAVAKPHGHHVSKHQQAKKNKLHPACKRYLERRAAWYRYKGNKAELRENRKAAKAFRGLPYAEQKIQCQAAYQAFDDFDHGKFRRR
- a CDS encoding NUDIX domain-containing protein — translated: MTEDIRPLVQVVAGILLDQNGRYLLSSRPEGKPYAGYWEFAGGKVEAGESDFQALQREFEEELGIRILAATPWLTKVHSYEHAHVRLHFLWVEADQWAGEIQSREGQKWAWQKAGDFTVAPMLPANSALLRSLSIPRQLQGRLKSGLSGQNSMGEYHVVPYLSAQHQTASAVLLDFADWQQGKPIEASSVWPVIENAEQWLQAQNADAVVWKVANEAAAKQVVDILAQGVAMPLIATAPESMVSIYREQWQSMGAHAVLTDNDIEAV
- the yfaE gene encoding class I ribonucleotide reductase maintenance protein YfaE, with the protein product MALISTHDKTFQLQQGETLLEGLERTGHEVEYQCRSGYCGSCRVKILDGKVSYDNFPLAFVAPGEILPCCCRVTEDIKLDCRERIKEPDLFDVDLFEDK
- a CDS encoding patatin-like phospholipase family protein, whose product is MPKFPFKSALSLLSAALLSACSLVKYQPVAGIDTVDLQRGYRFETSRLQHHDEDDTLIVLMFSGGGTRAAALGYGVLEQLHKQQVTIGGKKQSLMSNVDVVVGVSGGSVLAAYFALKGEETIPLFYKRFLHQNFQRQVVKQAFSMSNLPRLASPEYGRGDLLQEQFENYLFGKTTFRDLEKNAKGPFAIISATDMGIGERFNFTQEYFDPMCIDLGDLRLARAVAASSSVPMVFAPITLNNNGGHCQYTPPLQIVSDSEAGKKQLQTRKEFLERFQKYSDSKNRPYIHLIDGGLTDNLGMRSLLDMTEMYPEKLLTHKIKQNKIRHIVVINVNAQNEVSSDLDKSAAVPGFRDVVSAIVNIPIDQHSQESLRRFRAFVDQWNKDKQNEDIYFSFVSLNLKDLPPSQLRDKVLNIPTSFYLPPEDVDNLRTAAAELMKQSLDYRNLLAEFAAHPNPDTIFAAPPLDAQEFKPLNEKEKQ
- a CDS encoding Abi family protein, yielding MQSKQIKEPKLWKSYDEQLEILRSRGLQIDDEKKALGYLRTIGYYRLSGYFYSFRQFAPENPKSRLDEFITDTRFEDVKSLYMFDKKLRQLALDALERIEVALRVNIAHTLGRHGPLAYKDSKYSTPGFDHAEWLDRHNKLVEREKKTSFVKHHLEHYADLPVWVACEVWDFGTMSMLYKGMLNKDKDPIAKLYRLKDGKHLQTHLHAFNFIRNVSAHHSRLWNRDITFKASLKGLSDAEWKSLSINKPFVYFCLMKRMLDVICPRTEWGSRLRALLDEFPDVVNKAVSLRDMGLENDPRNWRLWQR